One Cervus canadensis isolate Bull #8, Minnesota chromosome 13, ASM1932006v1, whole genome shotgun sequence DNA segment encodes these proteins:
- the ATF3 gene encoding cyclic AMP-dependent transcription factor ATF-3: MMLQHPGQVSASEVSASAIVPCLSPPGSLVFEDFANLTPFVKEELRFAIQNKHLCHRMSSALDSVTVSGRPLEMSVTKAEVAPEEDERKKRRRERNKIAAAKCRNKKKEKTECLQKESEKLESVNAELKAQIEELKNEKQHLIYMLNLHRPTCIVRAQNGRTPEDERNLFIQQIKEGTLQS; this comes from the exons ATGATGCTTCAACACCCAGGCCAGGTCTCTGCCTCGGAAGTCAGTGCCTCTGCCATCGTCCCCTGCCTGTCCCCTCCTGGGTCACTGGTGTTTGAGGATTTTGCTAATCTGACACCCTTTGTCAAGGAAGAGCTGAGGTTCGCCATCCAGAACAAGCACCTCTGCCACCGGATGTCCTCGGCGCTGGACTCGGTCACCGTCAGCGGCAGGCCCCTCGAGATGTCAGTCACCAAGGCCGAG GTAGCCCCTgaagaagatgaaaggaaaaagaggcGACGGGAAAGAAATAAGATTGCAGCTGCCAAGTGCCGAAacaagaagaaggagaagacagagtgCCTGCAGAAG GAGTCGGAGAAGCTGGAGAGTGTGAATGCTGAGCTGAAGGCGCAAATTGAGGAGCTCAAAAACGAGAAGCAGCATTTGATATACATGCTCAACCTGCACCGGCCCACGTGTATTGTCCGGGCTCAGAACGGGCGGACTCCAGAAGATGAGAGGAACCTTTTTATCCAACAGATAAAGGAGGGAACATTGCAGAGCTAA